A genomic window from Punica granatum isolate Tunisia-2019 chromosome 2, ASM765513v2, whole genome shotgun sequence includes:
- the LOC116193510 gene encoding senescence-associated carboxylesterase 101-like: MDFDSTSTPLFSCGLDLAGLAISSDLLHYSWDVITELRTNPSRHVGSSSVSVEYRESQVRNYRIIAFIVSPVTEKYLQEGSDLVPSSDIPDFSFLCSKSNPEFSINRAAKALFDSVRGELSSLKDRVKEGAKSTSYIITGHSLGGSIASLFMLWLLNELEPTTTRRPLCITFGAPLLGDSRFQQAIYHYSTWNSCFLHTVHRDDPFPSIFAAMDYRPFGTFLFLSGSGKACFEAPDSILELLMRMKPERGGNQDLQDIGYGPTIQSLRSNFVCKDVTELSRREIESYKAGIIAQLTSIGLLQNEDEARNSWVDKKTVKPEKAAITQKREMFDPARKLNDVKVNMAQLEWYKKMNENEGYAYYDSYKIKRHIRDHRVVEFKRILTDYWEKLVEEVEKKPQMEEVPLRKRWLYGGTNFRRMVEPLDIADYYKVKGRRDYWNGGRLNCYKKLEKWLKEAKKPDTSLNTRKQNITSSMTEDSCFWAHVEEAMIACEDCNNGEEGSFERLVEFETYVFGLIERYSVSPEIFLPKSTYMKWWKKYEGILMRRSARQPGLHNSKLVPFMKNGRYHEYKEGKYDPSKDDE, translated from the exons ATGGATTTCGACAGCACCTCGACCCCTTT GTTCAGCTGCGGCCTGGATTTGGCAGGCCTAGCGATATCTTCCGATCTCCTTCATTACTCGTGGGATGTGATCACTGAACTCCGGACTAATCCAAGTAGGCATGTCGGCTCCTCTTCAGTGTCCGTTGAGTACAGAGAATCTCAGGTGAGGAACTACAGGATCATAGCCTTCATCGTGTCGCCGGTCACGGAGAAGTACCTCCAGGAAGGAAGCGATTTGGTTCCGTCATCAGATATTCCTGACTTCAGCTTCCTCTGCTCCAAGAGCAATCCGGAGTTCTCCATTAATAGAGCTGCAAAGGCCCTCTTTGACTCTGTTCGCGGCGAGCTCTCTTCCCTTAAAGATCGG GTCAAGGAAGGTGCAAAGTCAACATCGTACATCATCACTGGGCACTCTTTGGGAGGATCAATCGCATCCCTGTTCATGCTTTGGCTGCTCAATGAGCTCGAACCTACCACGACCAGAAGGCCCCTCTGCATAACCTTTGGTGCTCCTCTACTCGGTGATTCCCGGTTTCAACAAGCCATATACCATTACTCGACTTGGAATTCTTGTTTCCTGCATACGGTTCACAGGGATGATCCCTTTCCCAGTATTTTCGCTGCAATGGATTACCGACCTTTTGGGACTTTTCTCTTTCTATCCGGGTCCGGCAAGGCTTGCTTCGAAGCCCCCGATTCAATCTTGGAGTTGCTCATGAGGATGAAACCTGAAAGAGGCGGGAATCAAGACCTGCAGGATATTGGTTATGGTCCAACAATTCAATCCCTCCGAAGTAATTTTGTCTGCAAAGATGTGACGGAGTTGAGCCGGAGAGAAATCGAATCCTACAAGGCTGGGATTATTGCACAACTCACGTCGATTGGGTTGTTGCAAAATGAG GACGAGGCCAGAAACAGTTGGGTGGATAAGAAGACAGTGAAGCCGGAAAAGGCAGCGATCACCCAAAAGAGGGAAATGTTCGACCCGGCAAGGAAGCTCAATGATGTAAAGGTAAACATGGCACAGTTAGAGTGGTACAAGAAGATGAACGAGAATGAAGGGTATGCTTACTACGACAGTTACAAGATCAAGCGGCACATTCGGGACCATAGGGTTGTGGAGTTCAAGAGGATCCTTACAGATTACTGGGAAAAATTGGTCGAGGAGGTAGAGAAGAAGCCCCAGATGGAGGAGGTCCCCTTGAGGAAACGGTGGCTCTATGGTGGGACCAACTTCCGGAGAATGGTTGAGCCGCTCGACATAGCCGACTATTACAAAGTGAAGGGGAGGAGAGATTACTGGAACGGAGGAAGATTGAACTGCTATAAGAAGTTGGAGAAGTGGCTCAAGGAGGCTAAGAAGCCCGATACCAGCCTCAACACCAGGAAGCAGAACATTACGTCAAGCATGACGGAGGATTCCTGCTTCTGGGCCCACGTAGAGGAGGCAATGATTGCTTGCGAAGATTGTAACAATGGGGAAGAAGGAAGTTTCGAGAGGTTGGTGGAGTTTGAAACATACGTGTTTGGGTTGATCGAGAGGTACTCAGTTTCCCCAGAGATATTCCTACCAAAGAGCACTTACATGAAGTGGTGGAAGAAGTATGAGGGCATCCTAATGAGAAGATCGGCAAGACAGCCAGGCTTGCACAATTCAAAGCTAGTCCCATTCATGAAGAACGGTCGGTACCACGAGTACAAGGAGGGGAAGTATGATCCTTCCAAAGATGATGAATGA